ATTCCAACCGCCCGCAACCTGAAGCAGATGCGAATTTAATACAAAACAAAAGGCTCCAGTCGGCTTAACGCCAGCAACTGCAGCCCTTTCTTTCATGCTCATGGCATCGAACTTCTTTATTTTTTCCAAATCATCGAATCCACTTTATACTCGGTTTGGGTGACCCCCGTATCCTGCATGGCTTTTGCTACCCTTTGAATTTCTGCGATATCGGTAGACGACGGATATTCCTCCAGCGAAAGCTGATTGACCAGCTCCTCCGGCAATGAGGTAAAGGAAGGCAGCACTTTCTTGATCAGGGTTGGGTCCTTCTGAGCCAGCGCCGCGGCTTCCTGCACGCTCTTCACAAATGCTTCGACAATATCCGGATGATCTTTGACGTAATTTTCATTAGCGGCATACGCTGCAATCGGCAGCTTTGCCGTTGGTCCGGAAAATACATCGAAAACCACTCGAGCTTTGGCATCCTTGACTTTCGTATACTTCGTTACAAACGGTTCCACAACCCAAGCCGCATCGACACGATTCGTTTCCAAAGCCGCCCCCATCTCCGGAAAGGACATTTGCACCCAATTAATCTTCGTGTAGTCAATCCCTTTATCCTTCAGCCACTGATTGATCGCAATCGGTCCGATGCCGCCGATTACAGCGGTTGCGATCCGTTTGCCGAGCAAATCCTTCGGCTCCTTGATCGATGAATTCACGCCGGTAATGACAGCGCTGAATCCTTCTTGAGCACGTGCTGCTTCAGCCACAATTTCGATCGGTGTACCCTTCATTTTCGCTGAGATGAGCGTGGCATAGTTGCTTTGGGAAAACTGTGCTGCTCCCGACACAATGGCACTCGTTGTAGCCGGGCCGGTCTGCACTTTCACGATATTGACATTGAGTCCGTTCTTCTTAAAGATCCCCTGACTGTCTGCCAAGACAACCATGGCCGAATCAGTCACTGGAAGGGTGACAAAAGTTACGTCCGTCAATTTTTGAGAAGCGGTATCGGGAGAAGCAGTATCGGTGGCCGCAGGTTTGTTGGTTTCAGACGCATTTGAAACTGACGGCTTGCCGGTTTCTGGAGACGAACCATTCGAGGATACGCCACATGCTGAAAGCAACAAGGTAATGATCAGGAAATAAGCAATCGCCACTGATGGGCCAAACGGTTTTCTTTCACGTTTCATGCTAACCCCTCCCTCAATAAATTAATGTTTTCTTCGTTTTTCTCGCTTTTACGCATGTTTTCATCTTTGACGCACGAAGCGCTTGAGGATAATATTTGA
This sequence is a window from Ferviditalea candida. Protein-coding genes within it:
- a CDS encoding ABC transporter substrate-binding protein; the protein is MKRERKPFGPSVAIAYFLIITLLLSACGVSSNGSSPETGKPSVSNASETNKPAATDTASPDTASQKLTDVTFVTLPVTDSAMVVLADSQGIFKKNGLNVNIVKVQTGPATTSAIVSGAAQFSQSNYATLISAKMKGTPIEIVAEAARAQEGFSAVITGVNSSIKEPKDLLGKRIATAVIGGIGPIAINQWLKDKGIDYTKINWVQMSFPEMGAALETNRVDAAWVVEPFVTKYTKVKDAKARVVFDVFSGPTAKLPIAAYAANENYVKDHPDIVEAFVKSVQEAAALAQKDPTLIKKVLPSFTSLPEELVNQLSLEEYPSSTDIAEIQRVAKAMQDTGVTQTEYKVDSMIWKK